A DNA window from Ctenopharyngodon idella isolate HZGC_01 chromosome 10, HZGC01, whole genome shotgun sequence contains the following coding sequences:
- the LOC127520002 gene encoding uncharacterized protein LOC127520002, with amino-acid sequence MRIIQLQLYVLICCQAAEADQLTDLGSNVTINCDLDENDVYWILLKTPDPPTVILRSFSTSTSPFYSNKTFRKKYSVQFKHCLVINNVTADELGVYYCINTDTPPKFSNSTRLYFNESTQLTECHNHTAVEFIDQNQTQCQIIIIISALMNGLLVVVVIGLVKVFVVGNRSSAEGSGQLNTDLQQNQVIEEHQDPDQLQYAMMDFSKLRRNFRSSQINSTYAALKLPKS; translated from the exons atgaggatcattcAGCTTCAGCTCT ATGTATTAATCTGTTGTCAAGCAGCAGAAGCAGATCAACTAACTGATTTGGGATCAAATGTGACCATAAACTGTGATCTTGATGAAAATGATGTTTATTGGATTTTACTGAAAACACCAGATCCTCCAACAGTGATTCTACGATCATTCTCAACCTCAACAtcacctttttactcaaataaaacattcagaaagaaatattcaGTGCAATTTAAACATTGTCTGGTTATAAATAATGTGACTGCTGAtgaattaggagtttattactGTATAAACACTGATACACCTCCAAAATTCAGCAACAGCACCAGACTGTACTTCAATG AATCAACTCAACTAACTGAGTGCCACAATCATACAGCGGTGGAGTTTATTGATCAGAATCAAACACAATGTCAGATTATCATCATCATATCTGCTCTGATGAACGGGCTTCTGGTTGTTGTGGTGATTG GACTTGTAAAGGTTTTTGTTGTTGGAAACAGAAGTTCAGCAGAAGGATCAGGACAGCTCAACACTGATCTACAGCAGAATCAAGTTATTGAAGAGCATCAGGATCCAGATCAATTACAG TATGCCATGATGGACTTTTCCAAGCTGCGTAGAAATTTTCGCTCCAGCCAAATCAACAGCACCTATGCTGCTCTGAAGCTGCCGAAGTCATGA